A window from Micromonospora profundi encodes these proteins:
- a CDS encoding SagB/ThcOx family dehydrogenase, with protein MNGSVGGPPIQDAYRLRRDAELRLGEDGSLTLRQTRFQLTLERPGIGRRALLLRLAADWVSDVEVGRLISGLEGENRVLPAQLLLRRLLAHSWLERRVQADDRPLLDLVPTGLGRGSLPDSRPHTPGVRYRLSRFATLQHERGMLVASSPLSSLTVGCADAAVGAVLAAAVPGVGPDTVARTLGVSPEAAGRVLDELATARILVTAAEFEAERDDAPLAYWSPEELRLHHRSRAGRHALPVGGTYRMRGRFAPQPLRRAYDGGRAVELPLPDLATIAKEDPAFSQVVADRRTVRDHDDAAPLPLDRLAEFLYRSQHTTAVGEAGGQEIGHRPYPGGGGVYELEIYPLVARCAGLDPGLYHYDAVGHRLEPVAAWAAAADRLLAYARAAGAMPRPPQIVLVVTARVQRLMWKYEGMSYAMILKDAGVLTQQMYLVATAMGLAPCALGAGDSQAFAELSGLDPLVEPSVADFLLGSRCAAAAGDRP; from the coding sequence GTGAACGGCTCCGTCGGCGGTCCGCCGATCCAGGACGCGTACCGGCTGCGCCGCGACGCGGAACTGCGGCTCGGCGAGGACGGCTCGCTGACCCTGCGGCAGACCCGCTTCCAGCTCACCCTGGAGCGGCCCGGCATCGGCCGGCGGGCGCTGCTGCTGCGGCTCGCCGCCGACTGGGTGAGCGACGTCGAGGTCGGTCGACTGATCAGCGGGCTGGAGGGGGAGAACCGCGTGCTGCCGGCGCAGTTGCTGCTGCGTCGGCTGCTCGCCCACTCGTGGCTGGAGCGTCGCGTCCAGGCCGACGACCGGCCGCTGCTCGACCTGGTGCCCACCGGCCTGGGCCGGGGCAGCCTGCCGGACAGCCGCCCGCACACCCCGGGGGTCCGATACCGGCTCTCCCGCTTCGCCACCCTCCAGCACGAACGGGGCATGCTGGTGGCCTCGTCACCGCTGAGCAGCCTCACCGTCGGCTGCGCCGACGCCGCCGTCGGCGCGGTGCTTGCCGCCGCCGTGCCCGGTGTCGGACCCGACACTGTGGCCCGCACGCTCGGCGTGTCGCCGGAGGCCGCCGGCCGGGTGCTCGACGAGTTGGCCACCGCCCGGATCCTGGTCACCGCCGCCGAGTTCGAGGCGGAACGCGACGACGCGCCACTTGCCTACTGGTCGCCGGAGGAGTTGCGGCTGCACCACCGCTCCCGGGCCGGCCGGCACGCGCTGCCGGTGGGCGGCACCTACCGGATGCGGGGACGTTTCGCCCCGCAACCGCTGCGCCGCGCGTACGACGGAGGTCGGGCGGTCGAGCTGCCGCTGCCGGACCTGGCGACGATCGCCAAGGAGGACCCCGCGTTCAGTCAGGTCGTCGCGGACCGGCGCACAGTGCGCGACCACGACGACGCGGCGCCGCTGCCCCTGGACCGGCTGGCGGAGTTCCTGTACCGGTCGCAGCACACCACTGCCGTCGGGGAGGCCGGCGGGCAGGAGATCGGCCACCGCCCCTACCCGGGCGGCGGCGGGGTCTACGAGCTGGAGATCTATCCGCTGGTCGCCCGCTGCGCCGGGCTCGACCCGGGGCTCTACCACTACGACGCGGTAGGGCACCGGCTGGAGCCGGTCGCGGCCTGGGCGGCTGCCGCCGACCGGCTGCTGGCGTACGCCCGGGCGGCCGGCGCCATGCCCCGTCCGCCGCAGATCGTCCTGGTGGTCACCGCCCGGGTCCAGCGGCTCATGTGGAAGTACGAAGGGATGAGCTACGCCATGATTCTCAAGGACGCTGGTGTGCTGACCCAGCAGATGTATCTCGTCGCCACAGCCATGGGCCTGGCGCCGTGCGCCCTCGGCGCCGGGGACTCCCAGGCGTTCGCCGAGTTGTCCGGGCTCGACCCTCTGGTCGAGCCGAGCGTGGCCGACTTCCTGCTCGGTTCGCGATGCGCCGCCGCAGCGGGGGACCGGCCATGA
- a CDS encoding TOMM precursor leader peptide-binding protein, with amino-acid sequence MAVAVIAGGAGGAAARPPGSGGTMWRPRFRSDYVPVRLPDGPLVVLGETRSLLVDDPVAADLADQLDGAAPLADVLARLATRHPVAAVAAALARLRDHGLLVSGPAHTSPAEAAGWDARGVAPEAGRRWMAGGPVTIVDLGAPRAAETADALRALGLAVTVVGPDDSDPGAAQLLVLPSSMLDPRLAPINDRYLAAGRPWTLARPHGNVVFLGPHLVPGRTGCWACLRQRWQENEQVNAYLGGQDLAGALPQPGRAVLPGLATMAAGLLAAELAVLAVRGSSPRLTGRMVALDTRDLSTESHQLVRQPQCPACGDPDLVGKAEPRIDLPPSGAQPSRAGESRTREPAETYAALAHHVSRYLGVVSRLTSLEATDNGVTHTYSAGHNFAQPRQLAALRRNLRGQSGGKGRTDLQARMSAIGEAVERYCGVWRGDRPVHRATYRQLGPDRAVHLRELLLFSERQYADRDRLNRDLGHLHRVPRPLPDDVELDWTTGWSLSRQVPRELPAAYCWYGHPELTGLGVCSADSNGCAAGGTLSEAIVQGFCELVERDSVALWWYHRSRMPGVDLASFGDPWTAACVDHHATALGRELWALDLTADLGVPAFAAVSRRTDGGPEDVLVGFGAHLDARVALTRALTEVNQFLPAVSGPTSARNRYGVDDLDTERWFGAVRVADQQWLSPDPNRPPRTAADHPTLTTGDVGDDVRECVRRAERAGLEVIVVDQSRPDVDLAVVKVVVPGLRHFWRRLGPGRLWDAPARLGRSPLAADETSANPLNVFF; translated from the coding sequence ATGGCAGTAGCCGTGATCGCCGGCGGTGCCGGCGGTGCCGCGGCCCGGCCACCAGGCTCGGGAGGAACCATGTGGCGTCCGCGCTTCCGATCGGACTACGTGCCGGTGCGGCTGCCCGACGGGCCGCTCGTGGTGCTGGGGGAGACCCGCAGCCTGCTCGTCGACGACCCGGTCGCCGCCGACCTGGCCGACCAGCTCGACGGCGCCGCGCCTCTTGCCGACGTGCTGGCCCGACTGGCCACCCGCCATCCGGTCGCCGCCGTCGCGGCAGCCCTCGCCCGGCTGCGCGACCACGGCCTGCTGGTGTCCGGTCCCGCGCACACCTCGCCGGCCGAGGCCGCCGGCTGGGACGCCCGGGGTGTTGCGCCCGAGGCCGGGCGGCGGTGGATGGCCGGAGGGCCGGTGACAATCGTCGACCTCGGGGCACCCCGGGCGGCCGAGACCGCCGACGCGCTGCGCGCACTCGGGCTCGCCGTGACGGTGGTCGGGCCGGACGACAGCGACCCGGGCGCCGCCCAGCTGCTGGTGCTGCCGTCGTCAATGCTCGACCCCCGGCTTGCCCCGATCAACGACAGGTACCTGGCCGCCGGCCGCCCGTGGACCCTCGCCCGGCCGCACGGCAACGTCGTTTTCCTCGGCCCGCACCTGGTGCCCGGCCGCACCGGCTGCTGGGCCTGCCTGCGGCAACGCTGGCAGGAAAACGAGCAGGTGAACGCGTACCTCGGCGGGCAGGACCTGGCCGGTGCGCTGCCGCAGCCCGGCCGGGCGGTCCTGCCCGGCCTGGCCACAATGGCCGCCGGGCTGCTCGCCGCCGAACTCGCCGTGCTGGCCGTGCGGGGAAGCTCGCCCCGCCTCACCGGCCGCATGGTCGCCCTGGACACCCGGGACCTGAGCACCGAGAGCCACCAACTGGTACGCCAGCCACAGTGCCCCGCCTGCGGCGACCCGGACCTCGTCGGCAAGGCCGAGCCACGCATAGATCTGCCACCCAGCGGCGCCCAACCCAGCCGCGCCGGGGAATCCCGCACCCGGGAACCCGCCGAGACGTACGCCGCGCTCGCCCACCACGTCAGCCGGTACCTGGGCGTGGTGAGCCGGCTGACCTCCCTGGAGGCGACCGACAACGGCGTCACGCACACCTACTCGGCCGGGCACAACTTCGCCCAACCCCGCCAGCTCGCCGCTCTGCGCCGCAACCTGCGCGGGCAGAGCGGCGGCAAGGGCCGGACCGACCTGCAGGCCCGGATGAGCGCCATCGGGGAGGCAGTGGAGCGCTACTGCGGGGTGTGGCGCGGCGACCGCCCGGTGCACCGGGCCACGTACCGGCAACTCGGTCCGGACCGCGCCGTGCACCTGCGGGAGTTGCTGCTGTTCTCCGAGCGCCAGTACGCCGACCGGGACCGGCTCAACCGCGACCTGGGGCACCTGCACCGCGTTCCCCGCCCGCTGCCGGACGACGTGGAACTGGACTGGACAACTGGCTGGTCACTGTCCCGGCAGGTGCCGCGCGAACTGCCCGCCGCGTACTGCTGGTACGGGCATCCGGAGCTGACCGGCCTCGGGGTGTGCTCGGCCGACTCGAACGGCTGCGCGGCCGGCGGAACCCTGTCCGAGGCGATCGTGCAGGGCTTCTGCGAACTCGTCGAACGCGACAGCGTGGCCCTGTGGTGGTACCACCGCTCGCGCATGCCGGGGGTGGACCTCGCCTCGTTCGGCGATCCGTGGACCGCCGCCTGCGTCGACCACCACGCCACCGCCCTGGGCCGCGAGCTGTGGGCCCTGGACCTGACCGCCGACCTCGGCGTACCCGCGTTCGCCGCGGTGTCCCGGCGTACCGACGGTGGGCCGGAGGACGTCCTGGTGGGCTTCGGCGCGCACCTTGACGCGCGGGTGGCGTTGACCAGGGCGCTCACCGAGGTGAACCAGTTCCTGCCCGCCGTCTCCGGGCCGACCTCCGCGCGCAACCGGTACGGCGTCGACGATCTGGACACCGAGCGCTGGTTCGGCGCCGTGCGGGTGGCCGACCAGCAGTGGCTGTCTCCCGACCCGAACCGGCCGCCGCGCACCGCCGCGGACCATCCGACGCTCACCACCGGCGACGTCGGGGACGACGTGCGGGAGTGCGTACGTCGCGCCGAGCGCGCCGGCCTGGAGGTGATCGTCGTCGACCAGTCCCGCCCCGATGTCGACCTGGCGGTGGTGAAGGTCGTCGTGCCCGGCCTGCGGCACTTCTGGCGTCGGCTCGGTCCGGGTCGGCTGTGGGACGCGCCGGCCCGCCTCGGCCGGAGTCCGCTGGCCGCCGACGAGACGTCGGCAAACCCGCTGAACGTCTTCTTCTAG
- a CDS encoding ATP-binding protein, whose amino-acid sequence MTPGLGNASKDPRFVGRRQQLARIERAQAAVLSHSRQMVCEVVGEPGIGKTRFVREALDRCVPTVPWAIGTCAPDERGVPFHVFRHAFTEGYPPRPGLTARSSAREAWPEPAAPVPPAQERASDARRFRTYQLARRLIGVAAQDGLVLVLDDLHWADAPSAGLIAHLLRYPVPAPLLLVLVYRPRQMATPMPFGPPDPDGHVDAAPTAHDRIELRPLDLAEVALLHPDVAQPELRVRYDLTGGNPGYLAALPGGPDPAGTGPNLEAPGARLSDTAMAVLRREWVALPPVELACLRAGAIVDTPFAADLLAEVAQVPTPLAVEAGWRLARLDLIRRVPGTGRFAFRHPVLRMAVAQDTDPAWRVDACARALTALVDRGAPPADRARYAERLLALPSGRWVERCVDVLCRAAEEIRCETPDLAIRWLRLALRALRPTAGSAQRRREVSLVLAQITGEAGNLAESRALLQEIVPLFPADPQGRRARVVALWARVERLLGNYAEAAAISRRELAALPAGTGPTGGYRLAAEIGAAGILAGRPLPGLPDTLGGDSGGSGVDRAGLLAIRSLAAAHDGALDEARSLLDAGARIVDSLPDRDMRGHPDCFTALGLTELYLEQQADAARHLDRGLTLVRASHRDDGLCLLLLGRSQVAYHGGQLTTAIGLATEAGIVARRIGSRHLLSFALAFEAEATAWRGGPRDDDRAVALARTAVGIAPDIATWCGRTAVLALATAALLSGDPATCAELVHSAGGDNRLSRLQSTLRPMWYELLCAAALAGGDVDDAERQAQRAMAEADQIGLAGQRGFAESAYGEVLLARGEIAAALLHLETAGDLFRAGGMVLRRSLALASLARAAEAADQAGTAARARRRALELAAWCGTERVGLRLARPVGPREVAALTDREWHIARLAATGATSRLIGRQLNISPRTVEAHLTRIYRKAGVASRSALVAWVARLDDTDR is encoded by the coding sequence ATGACACCTGGGCTGGGAAATGCGTCGAAAGACCCGCGCTTCGTAGGGCGGCGACAGCAGTTGGCGCGTATCGAGAGAGCCCAGGCCGCGGTGCTGAGCCACAGCCGGCAGATGGTCTGCGAGGTCGTCGGCGAGCCGGGCATCGGCAAGACCCGGTTCGTCCGCGAGGCTCTGGACCGGTGCGTCCCCACCGTCCCCTGGGCCATCGGGACCTGCGCGCCGGATGAGCGAGGCGTCCCCTTCCACGTGTTCCGGCACGCTTTCACCGAGGGGTACCCGCCTCGGCCCGGGTTGACTGCCCGGTCGTCCGCCAGGGAGGCCTGGCCGGAGCCCGCCGCCCCGGTGCCACCGGCGCAGGAACGGGCGTCGGACGCCCGCCGGTTCCGGACCTACCAGTTGGCCCGCCGGCTGATCGGAGTGGCCGCCCAGGACGGTCTGGTGCTGGTCCTCGACGACCTGCACTGGGCGGACGCACCCTCCGCCGGGCTGATCGCCCACCTGCTGCGGTATCCGGTGCCCGCCCCGCTGCTGCTCGTGCTCGTCTACCGCCCACGGCAGATGGCGACCCCGATGCCGTTCGGCCCACCGGATCCCGACGGACACGTCGACGCCGCACCGACCGCACACGACCGGATCGAACTCCGCCCCCTCGACCTCGCCGAGGTCGCACTTCTGCACCCCGACGTCGCCCAGCCGGAGCTGCGCGTCCGGTACGACCTGACCGGCGGCAACCCTGGTTACCTGGCGGCGTTGCCGGGCGGTCCCGACCCGGCCGGCACCGGCCCGAACCTCGAAGCGCCCGGCGCCCGACTGTCCGACACGGCGATGGCAGTGCTGCGGCGCGAGTGGGTGGCCCTGCCGCCCGTCGAGCTGGCCTGCCTGCGGGCCGGGGCGATCGTCGACACCCCCTTCGCCGCGGATCTGCTTGCCGAGGTCGCGCAGGTCCCGACGCCACTGGCGGTCGAGGCCGGCTGGCGGCTGGCCCGGCTCGACCTGATCCGCCGCGTCCCGGGCACCGGACGGTTCGCCTTCCGGCACCCGGTGCTGCGGATGGCGGTCGCCCAGGACACCGACCCGGCATGGCGGGTGGACGCCTGCGCGCGGGCGCTCACAGCGCTCGTCGATCGCGGCGCGCCACCTGCGGACCGGGCCCGCTACGCCGAGCGCCTGCTCGCCCTACCCAGCGGCCGCTGGGTCGAACGCTGCGTCGACGTGCTCTGTCGGGCCGCCGAGGAGATCCGCTGCGAGACACCGGACCTTGCCATCCGCTGGCTGCGGCTGGCGCTGCGGGCGCTGCGGCCTACGGCCGGTTCGGCGCAGCGTCGCCGCGAGGTGTCGCTCGTGCTGGCCCAGATCACCGGGGAGGCGGGCAACCTGGCCGAGAGCAGGGCCCTGCTCCAGGAGATCGTGCCGCTGTTTCCCGCCGACCCGCAGGGGCGACGGGCTCGGGTCGTAGCCCTCTGGGCGCGCGTGGAACGCCTGCTCGGCAACTACGCGGAGGCGGCGGCTATCAGCCGGCGCGAGCTGGCCGCCCTGCCGGCCGGCACCGGCCCCACCGGCGGCTACCGCCTCGCCGCCGAGATCGGCGCCGCCGGCATCCTGGCCGGCCGCCCCCTGCCCGGCCTCCCCGACACGCTCGGCGGCGACTCCGGTGGTTCCGGTGTGGACCGGGCCGGCCTGCTTGCCATCCGGAGCCTGGCCGCCGCGCACGATGGCGCGCTCGACGAGGCGCGGAGCCTGCTCGACGCCGGCGCCCGGATTGTCGACTCGCTGCCGGACCGGGACATGCGTGGCCACCCCGACTGCTTCACAGCGCTGGGCCTCACCGAGTTGTACCTCGAACAGCAGGCCGACGCGGCGCGGCACCTCGACCGAGGGCTGACCCTCGTCCGCGCCTCGCACCGCGACGACGGGCTGTGCCTGCTGCTGCTCGGTCGCAGTCAGGTGGCCTACCACGGCGGCCAACTCACCACAGCCATCGGCTTGGCCACCGAGGCGGGCATCGTCGCGCGGCGCATCGGCAGTCGCCACCTGCTGAGCTTCGCCCTGGCGTTCGAGGCGGAGGCGACGGCGTGGCGTGGTGGTCCTCGCGACGACGACAGAGCGGTGGCGCTGGCCCGCACCGCGGTCGGGATCGCCCCCGACATCGCCACCTGGTGCGGTCGTACCGCCGTGCTGGCGCTGGCGACCGCGGCACTGCTGTCGGGTGATCCCGCGACCTGTGCCGAGCTGGTGCACTCGGCCGGCGGCGACAACCGGCTGAGCCGGCTCCAGAGCACGCTCCGGCCGATGTGGTACGAGCTGCTGTGCGCCGCCGCGCTCGCCGGAGGTGACGTGGACGACGCGGAACGGCAGGCCCAGCGGGCGATGGCGGAGGCGGATCAGATCGGCCTCGCCGGGCAGCGGGGCTTCGCCGAGTCGGCGTACGGCGAGGTGCTGTTGGCCCGTGGTGAGATCGCGGCGGCGCTGCTGCATCTGGAGACGGCCGGCGACCTGTTCCGGGCCGGCGGAATGGTGCTCCGGCGCAGCCTCGCGCTCGCCTCCCTGGCCCGGGCGGCCGAAGCCGCGGACCAGGCTGGCACGGCGGCGCGCGCCCGCCGCCGTGCGCTGGAACTGGCCGCCTGGTGCGGGACGGAACGGGTCGGCCTGCGGCTGGCCCGCCCGGTCGGCCCACGCGAGGTCGCCGCCCTGACCGACCGGGAGTGGCACATCGCGCGGCTGGCGGCGACCGGGGCCACCAGCCGACTGATCGGGCGGCAGCTGAACATCAGCCCTCGCACCGTGGAGGCGCACCTGACCCGGATCTACCGCAAGGCGGGCGTCGCCTCCCGGTCGGCTCTGGTCGCCTGGGTCGCTCGGCTCGATGACACCGATCGGTGA
- a CDS encoding ABC transporter substrate-binding protein, whose protein sequence is MRPILRRLVASTAATGALVLAGCSAPSTPDGSSGGTTLVVATSDEPDALNPVLNYGVDGASLIFDGLVARAADNRLVAGLATDLPLLSADGRTVTAKLRDGVQFHDGTVLSAQDVVFTYQAVLDPKVDSTLRSDLDMVESVTAPDPATVVFRLRYPYAPFLQRLTLGIVPAKLLSGQDINTAGFNRKPVGTGPYRVDSWTPGDRLVLTANERYFGGRPANDRLVVAFVADDNVRAQRMRAGEFDAAELPPKLASVFDTDTAYQVQRVPTADYRGVMLPSGNPVLADPAVRRALNLAVDRSAMVSGILGGAGEPAFGPIPPTSEFAEPSIIGKPTADTAAAGALLDAAGWTPGPGGVRVKDGRTARFTLMYPASDTLRKDLALAVTADAKKIGIEVTPAGLTWDAIDPRMKSDALLMGYGTPYDPDFVSYKLFGSRFAGQGYFNPGSYRSEVVDRALQDGRDQYDPARRKAAYARFQQQLATDVPWLFLTYLRHTYVLKASVQGVTPRVEAHEHGVANSIWWNIDTWTRS, encoded by the coding sequence ATGCGTCCGATCCTCCGGCGCCTCGTGGCGTCGACCGCGGCCACGGGGGCTCTCGTCCTCGCCGGCTGCTCGGCCCCGAGCACCCCCGACGGTTCATCCGGCGGCACGACGCTTGTCGTGGCGACGTCCGACGAGCCGGACGCGTTGAACCCGGTGCTCAACTACGGCGTCGACGGCGCCTCGCTGATCTTCGACGGCCTCGTCGCCCGGGCCGCCGACAACCGGCTCGTCGCCGGCCTGGCAACCGACCTGCCGCTGCTGTCAGCCGACGGGCGCACAGTGACAGCGAAGCTGCGCGACGGCGTGCAGTTCCACGACGGCACGGTGTTGAGCGCACAGGACGTCGTCTTCACCTACCAGGCCGTCCTCGATCCGAAGGTCGACTCGACGCTGCGCTCCGACCTGGACATGGTCGAGTCGGTGACCGCACCCGATCCGGCGACTGTCGTGTTCAGGCTGCGCTACCCGTACGCGCCGTTCCTCCAGCGGCTCACCCTCGGCATCGTGCCGGCCAAGCTGCTCAGCGGCCAGGACATCAACACCGCCGGATTCAACCGGAAGCCGGTCGGAACCGGGCCCTACCGGGTCGACTCCTGGACACCTGGCGACCGGCTGGTGCTCACGGCCAACGAGCGCTACTTCGGCGGCCGGCCGGCGAACGACCGTTTGGTTGTCGCCTTCGTCGCCGACGACAACGTACGCGCCCAGCGGATGCGTGCCGGCGAGTTCGACGCGGCCGAGTTGCCACCGAAGCTCGCTTCCGTTTTCGACACCGATACCGCGTACCAGGTGCAGCGGGTGCCGACCGCCGACTACCGCGGCGTGATGCTGCCGTCGGGCAACCCGGTCCTTGCCGACCCTGCGGTCCGCCGGGCGCTCAACCTGGCAGTGGACAGGTCCGCGATGGTGTCCGGCATCCTCGGCGGCGCGGGCGAGCCGGCGTTCGGTCCGATCCCTCCGACCTCCGAGTTCGCCGAGCCCTCGATCATCGGCAAGCCGACAGCCGACACGGCGGCAGCGGGTGCGCTGCTCGACGCGGCCGGCTGGACCCCCGGCCCGGGCGGCGTACGCGTCAAGGACGGACGGACGGCCCGGTTCACGCTGATGTACCCGGCGAGCGACACGCTCCGCAAGGACCTGGCCCTGGCGGTGACCGCCGACGCGAAGAAGATCGGCATCGAGGTCACCCCGGCGGGGCTCACCTGGGACGCCATCGACCCGCGGATGAAGTCAGACGCCCTGCTGATGGGGTACGGCACGCCGTACGACCCGGACTTCGTCTCGTACAAGCTGTTCGGCTCGCGGTTCGCGGGGCAGGGCTACTTCAACCCCGGCTCGTACCGCTCGGAGGTGGTGGACCGGGCACTGCAGGACGGCCGCGACCAGTACGACCCGGCCCGCCGCAAGGCCGCGTACGCGCGGTTCCAGCAGCAGTTGGCAACCGACGTACCGTGGCTGTTCCTCACCTACCTGCGGCACACCTATGTGCTGAAAGCCTCGGTCCAGGGCGTGACTCCCCGTGTCGAGGCGCACGAGCACGGGGTGGCAAACAGCATCTGGTGGAACATCGACACCTGGACCCGCTCGTGA
- a CDS encoding ABC transporter permease encodes MEHRHLDPLVTRSRRLAGAGAVVRRRLLVAVPVLLATSIGMFALGAASPIDPAKQYAGAAAFTTSEENLAQIRANWGVDDPLPVQYLRWIGNLVQGDLGWSTSRHEPVASVLAARAGWTLLLIGVALALVLAGSLLLGSLAAYRRGGLFDRALRTAAYAVQSMPVFWLGLAAIAVFALALGWLPAGGLTDVAATGTSWSDVAWHLILPVGVLAVSQAPWFVLFVRDAVAESLRDDHVLAARARGLPGRIVLFGHALRTALLPFLTLVGTHLPELVGGAVLVETVFSLPGLGAVTVAAALGSDFPLLAAITLVTTAVVLAANLATDLAYAAADPRVRLDD; translated from the coding sequence GTGGAACATCGACACCTGGACCCGCTCGTGACCCGCTCCCGCCGACTGGCGGGTGCGGGGGCGGTGGTCCGGCGTCGCCTCCTGGTCGCCGTGCCGGTGCTCCTCGCGACGAGCATCGGGATGTTCGCCCTCGGCGCCGCGTCGCCGATCGACCCGGCCAAGCAGTACGCGGGCGCGGCGGCCTTCACCACAAGCGAGGAGAACCTGGCGCAGATCCGCGCCAACTGGGGTGTCGACGATCCGCTGCCGGTGCAGTACCTGCGCTGGATCGGCAACCTGGTGCAGGGCGACCTGGGCTGGTCGACAAGCCGACACGAGCCGGTCGCCTCGGTGCTCGCCGCTCGGGCCGGCTGGACACTGCTGCTGATCGGCGTGGCGCTGGCCCTTGTCCTGGCCGGAAGCCTGCTGCTGGGCTCGTTGGCCGCGTACCGGCGAGGTGGGTTGTTCGACAGGGCGTTGCGGACGGCCGCCTACGCGGTGCAGTCGATGCCGGTCTTCTGGCTGGGCCTGGCCGCGATCGCTGTGTTCGCGCTGGCCCTGGGATGGTTGCCGGCCGGCGGGCTCACCGACGTGGCCGCCACCGGTACGTCGTGGTCCGACGTGGCGTGGCACCTGATCCTGCCGGTCGGCGTGCTGGCGGTGTCCCAGGCGCCGTGGTTCGTGCTGTTCGTCCGGGACGCGGTCGCGGAGAGCCTGCGCGACGACCACGTGCTCGCGGCGCGGGCGCGAGGGCTGCCCGGGCGGATCGTGCTGTTCGGACACGCGCTGCGGACGGCGTTGCTGCCGTTCCTCACCCTGGTCGGCACCCACCTGCCGGAACTGGTCGGCGGCGCGGTGCTTGTCGAGACCGTCTTCTCGCTGCCGGGGCTGGGTGCCGTCACGGTCGCCGCCGCGCTGGGCAGCGACTTCCCGCTGTTGGCGGCGATCACGCTCGTCACCACCGCCGTGGTGCTGGCCGCGAATCTCGCGACCGACCTCGCCTACGCCGCGGCCGACCCGAGGGTACGACTCGATGACTGA
- a CDS encoding ABC transporter permease — protein sequence MTDLAARPSLLRVARFRPRPGQAGAVAAGLILLVAVAGSLLAPLVWPLDQSAVALDQTRLAPSWTHLAGTDDLGRDVAHRAVYGLRVSLLVGAVAALVATVLGGVVGGIAGTLGGPVDRVLMRIVDTIAAMPHLLLGIFIVAMLGPSLGAVIASVGLTHWLSTARIVRSELLSLRTRPFVDAAISGGASRRRVLLRHLLPHVLPRLALATTLMIPHAVWHETALSFLGLGLPPHLASLGNMINDGQGSLLTGAWWASLAPGAVIVVVTLAIAVLAARWRDRLDPRVRAELHL from the coding sequence ATGACTGACCTCGCTGCCCGACCATCGCTGCTCCGGGTGGCCCGGTTCCGGCCGCGACCGGGCCAGGCCGGTGCCGTTGCGGCCGGTCTCATCCTGCTCGTGGCCGTCGCCGGTTCGCTCCTGGCCCCGCTCGTCTGGCCGCTCGACCAGAGCGCTGTGGCGCTGGACCAGACCCGGCTGGCGCCGTCCTGGACCCACCTCGCGGGCACCGACGACCTCGGTCGGGACGTGGCACACCGGGCCGTCTACGGGTTGCGGGTCTCGCTGCTCGTCGGTGCGGTCGCCGCGCTCGTCGCCACAGTCCTCGGCGGCGTGGTCGGCGGGATCGCCGGTACGCTCGGCGGCCCTGTCGATCGCGTCCTGATGCGGATCGTGGACACCATCGCCGCGATGCCGCACCTGCTGCTGGGCATCTTCATCGTCGCGATGCTGGGTCCCAGCCTCGGAGCGGTGATCGCCTCGGTCGGCCTCACCCACTGGCTCTCCACCGCCCGCATCGTCCGATCCGAGCTGCTGAGCCTTCGTACCCGACCGTTCGTCGACGCCGCCATCAGCGGCGGCGCCAGCCGGCGCAGGGTCCTGCTGCGGCACCTGCTGCCGCATGTCCTGCCCCGGCTCGCGCTGGCCACCACTCTCATGATCCCGCACGCGGTGTGGCACGAGACCGCGCTGTCGTTCCTCGGCCTCGGCCTGCCGCCGCACCTCGCCTCACTGGGCAACATGATCAACGACGGTCAGGGGTCGCTGTTGACCGGCGCCTGGTGGGCAAGCCTGGCGCCGGGTGCGGTCATCGTCGTCGTCACCCTCGCCATCGCGGTCCTCGCCGCCCGCTGGCGCGACCGCCTCGATCCCCGGGTCCGAGCGGAGCTGCACCTGTGA